A genomic stretch from Pseudomonas sp. MUP55 includes:
- the alaS gene encoding alanine--tRNA ligase, whose amino-acid sequence MKSAEIREAFLRFFEEQGHTRVASSSLIPGNDPTLLFTNAGMNQFKDCFLGQEKRAYTRATSSQKCVRAGGKNSDLENVGYTARHHTFFEMLGNFSFGDYFKKDAITFAWTFLTGVLKLPKEKLWVTVYATDDEAYDIWTQQIGVPAERMIRIGDNKGAPYASDNFWTMGDTGPCGPCTEIFYDHGADIWGGPPGSPDEDGDRYIEIWNNVFMQFNRTADGVLHPLPAPSVDTGMGLERISAVMQHVHSNYEIDLFTNLLSASAAAIGCANEGQSSLKVVSDHIRSCGFLIADGVLPSNEGRGYVLRRIIRRACRHGNKLGATGSFFYKIVAALVAEMGDAFPELKQQQANIERVLKAEEEQFSKTLEHGLKILEQDLAELKGTVVPGDVVFKLYDTYGFPMDLTADIARERELTIDEAGFEREMEAQRVRARSASSFGLDYNTLVKVDVPTEFIGYKATAGSARIVAIYKDGKSVDVLNEGDEAVVVLDQTPFYAESGGQIGDCGFLSSTSGRFDVRDTTKTGGAFLHHGVLVLGNLVVGAPVDTQVDADVRHATALNHSATHLLHAALRQVLGEHVQQKGSLVDSQRLRFDFSHFEAIKPEQIKALEDIVNAEIRKNTPVETEETDIETARNKGAMALFGEKYGDQVRVLSMGGSFSVELCGGIHANRTGDIGLLKIISEGGVASGVRRIEAVTGAAALAYLNAAEEQLKEAAGLVKGSRDNLIDKLSAVLERNRALEKQLEQLQAKAASAAGDDLSASAVDVKDVKVLAARLDGQDGKALLALVDQLKNKLGRAVILLGSVHEDKVVLVAGVTKDLTGQLKAGDLMKQAAAAVGGKGGGRPDMAQGGGVDAGALDAALALTVPFVEAGI is encoded by the coding sequence ATGAAAAGCGCAGAAATCCGTGAAGCCTTCCTTCGCTTCTTCGAAGAGCAAGGCCACACTCGTGTAGCCTCAAGCTCCTTGATCCCAGGCAACGACCCCACCCTGCTGTTCACTAACGCGGGGATGAACCAGTTCAAGGACTGTTTCCTGGGCCAGGAAAAGCGCGCCTACACCCGCGCGACCAGCAGTCAGAAGTGCGTACGCGCCGGTGGCAAGAACAGCGACCTGGAAAACGTGGGTTACACCGCACGTCACCACACCTTCTTCGAAATGCTGGGTAACTTCAGCTTTGGCGATTATTTCAAGAAAGATGCGATCACCTTCGCCTGGACCTTCCTGACCGGCGTGCTGAAGCTGCCCAAAGAAAAGCTCTGGGTCACCGTCTACGCGACGGACGACGAAGCGTATGACATCTGGACCCAGCAAATCGGCGTGCCCGCCGAGCGCATGATTCGCATCGGCGACAACAAAGGTGCGCCGTACGCCTCCGATAACTTCTGGACCATGGGCGATACCGGCCCGTGCGGCCCCTGCACCGAGATTTTCTACGATCACGGCGCCGACATCTGGGGTGGCCCGCCGGGTTCGCCGGATGAAGACGGCGACCGCTACATCGAAATCTGGAACAACGTGTTCATGCAGTTCAACCGCACCGCTGATGGTGTGTTGCACCCGTTGCCAGCGCCGTCGGTGGACACCGGCATGGGCCTTGAGCGCATCAGTGCGGTCATGCAGCACGTGCATTCCAACTATGAGATCGATCTGTTCACCAACCTGCTGAGTGCATCGGCGGCGGCCATTGGTTGCGCCAATGAAGGCCAGTCTTCGCTCAAGGTCGTATCGGACCACATCCGTTCCTGCGGTTTCCTGATTGCCGATGGTGTGCTGCCGTCCAACGAAGGCCGTGGCTATGTGCTGCGCCGCATCATCCGTCGCGCCTGCCGTCACGGCAACAAGCTGGGCGCTACCGGCAGCTTTTTCTACAAGATCGTGGCGGCGCTGGTTGCCGAGATGGGCGATGCCTTCCCGGAACTGAAGCAGCAACAAGCCAATATCGAGCGCGTACTCAAGGCCGAGGAAGAGCAATTTTCCAAAACCCTGGAGCACGGCCTGAAAATTCTCGAGCAGGACCTGGCCGAACTCAAAGGTACCGTGGTGCCGGGCGATGTGGTGTTCAAGCTCTACGACACCTACGGTTTCCCGATGGACCTGACCGCCGACATCGCCCGTGAGCGCGAGCTGACCATCGATGAAGCCGGTTTCGAGCGCGAGATGGAGGCCCAGCGCGTGCGTGCGCGTTCCGCCAGTTCGTTCGGCCTGGACTACAACACCCTGGTCAAGGTCGATGTGCCCACCGAGTTCATCGGCTACAAGGCTACCGCCGGCTCGGCCAGGATCGTGGCCATTTACAAAGACGGCAAGTCCGTCGATGTGCTGAACGAGGGCGATGAAGCGGTGGTGGTCCTGGACCAGACGCCGTTCTACGCTGAGTCCGGTGGCCAGATCGGTGACTGTGGCTTCCTCAGTTCGACGTCCGGCCGTTTCGACGTGCGCGATACCACCAAGACCGGTGGTGCTTTCCTGCACCACGGTGTGTTGGTGCTGGGTAACCTGGTCGTCGGTGCGCCAGTCGACACTCAAGTTGATGCCGATGTACGGCATGCAACCGCGCTGAACCATTCGGCCACTCACTTGCTGCACGCTGCCTTGCGTCAGGTACTGGGCGAGCACGTCCAGCAGAAGGGCTCGCTGGTTGACAGCCAGCGCCTGCGTTTCGACTTCAGCCATTTTGAAGCGATCAAGCCTGAGCAGATCAAGGCGCTGGAAGACATCGTCAACGCTGAAATCCGCAAGAACACCCCGGTCGAAACCGAGGAAACGGATATCGAAACCGCCCGGAACAAGGGCGCCATGGCGCTGTTTGGCGAGAAGTACGGTGACCAGGTGCGCGTACTGAGCATGGGCGGCAGTTTCTCGGTGGAACTGTGTGGGGGTATCCACGCCAACCGTACCGGCGACATCGGCCTGTTGAAAATCATCAGCGAAGGCGGCGTGGCCTCGGGCGTGCGTCGTATCGAGGCGGTGACCGGTGCTGCGGCGCTGGCCTACCTCAACGCAGCCGAAGAACAACTCAAGGAAGCGGCCGGCCTGGTCAAGGGCAGCCGTGACAATCTGATCGACAAGCTGTCCGCCGTCCTCGAGCGCAATCGCGCGCTGGAGAAACAGCTGGAGCAGTTGCAAGCCAAGGCAGCCAGTGCGGCCGGCGACGACCTGTCGGCCTCGGCGGTTGACGTCAAGGACGTAAAAGTCCTGGCGGCGCGCCTGGACGGTCAGGACGGCAAGGCGTTGCTGGCCTTGGTCGATCAGTTGAAGAACAAGCTCGGCCGCGCAGTGATCCTGCTCGGCAGTGTCCATGAGGATAAGGTCGTTCTGGTTGCGGGTGTAACCAAGGACCTGACTGGCCAACTCAAAGCCGGTGATTTGATGAAGCAAGCCGCTGCGGCAGTGGGCGGCAAGGGCGGTGGTCGTCCGGACATGGCGCAAGGCGGTGGTGTTGACGCCGGCGCCCTGGACGCGGCCCTGGCCTTGACCGTGCCGTTTGTCGAGGCAGGTATTTAA
- the ltaE gene encoding low-specificity L-threonine aldolase produces the protein MSVIDLRSDTVTQPTPGMRDAMASAVSGDDVYGEDPSVNKLEAELAARLGFAAALFVPTGTMSNLLALMAHCERGEEYIVGQQAHTYKYEGGGAAVLGSIQPQPLEVQPDGSLDLDQVLAAIKPDDFHFARTRLLALENTMQGKVLPLAYLAKARAFTREHGLALHLDGARLYNAAVKLGVDAREIARHFDSVSVCLSKGLGAPVGSVLCGSTALIAKARRLRKMVGGGMRQAGSLAAAGLYALDHQVQRLADDHANAQQLGAQLREAGYTVEPVQTNMVYVQVGDQAQALKAFAAERGIKLSAAPRLRMVTHLDVSRAQIEQVVQAFVAFSQK, from the coding sequence ATGTCTGTGATCGACCTGCGCAGCGACACCGTGACCCAACCCACCCCCGGCATGCGTGACGCGATGGCCAGCGCCGTCAGTGGTGATGACGTCTACGGCGAAGACCCCAGCGTCAACAAACTGGAGGCCGAACTCGCTGCGCGCCTGGGCTTTGCGGCCGCGCTGTTCGTGCCCACCGGCACCATGAGCAATCTGCTGGCGCTGATGGCCCACTGTGAGCGCGGCGAGGAATACATCGTCGGGCAACAGGCCCATACCTATAAATACGAAGGAGGCGGGGCGGCCGTGCTGGGTTCGATCCAGCCGCAGCCGCTGGAAGTGCAACCCGACGGGTCCCTGGACCTTGACCAGGTGCTGGCGGCGATCAAGCCCGACGACTTCCACTTCGCCCGCACGCGCTTGCTGGCGCTGGAAAACACCATGCAAGGCAAGGTGCTGCCATTGGCGTATCTGGCCAAGGCGCGGGCGTTTACCCGTGAGCACGGCCTGGCGCTGCACCTGGATGGCGCGCGGCTGTACAACGCAGCGGTCAAGCTTGGGGTGGATGCGCGCGAGATTGCCCGGCATTTCGACTCGGTGTCGGTGTGCCTGTCCAAGGGCCTCGGTGCGCCGGTCGGATCGGTGCTGTGCGGTTCCACGGCATTGATCGCCAAGGCCCGACGCCTGCGCAAGATGGTCGGCGGTGGCATGCGCCAAGCCGGCTCGCTGGCGGCGGCGGGCCTGTATGCGCTGGATCACCAGGTGCAGCGTCTGGCCGACGACCACGCCAACGCCCAGCAACTGGGGGCCCAGTTGCGCGAGGCGGGTTATACGGTGGAGCCGGTGCAGACCAACATGGTGTATGTGCAGGTCGGGGACCAGGCGCAGGCGCTGAAGGCGTTTGCCGCTGAGCGTGGGATCAAGTTGAGTGCCGCGCCACGCCTGCGCATGGTCACGCACTTGGATGTGAGCCGGGCGCAGATTGAGCAAGTCGTGCAGGCATTCGTCGCCTTTTCGCAGAAATGA
- a CDS encoding 6,7-dimethyl-8-ribityllumazine synthase: MQPTAIDSKSKNHHGERVAFIQACWHKDIVDQSRKGFLAEMIAQGYQESDIDFFEVGGAFEMPLHAKLLAKTGRYAGIVAAALVVDGGIYRHEFVAQSVVSGLMQVQLETEVPVFSVSLTPHHFHGGSEHTTFFYEHFVHKGQEAARTCADTLHKVRAIRRSEPRAVAV, translated from the coding sequence ATGCAACCCACCGCAATCGACAGCAAAAGCAAAAACCACCACGGCGAGCGCGTCGCGTTTATCCAGGCCTGCTGGCACAAGGATATTGTCGACCAGTCGCGCAAAGGCTTCCTTGCCGAAATGATCGCCCAGGGCTACCAGGAATCGGATATCGATTTCTTCGAAGTCGGCGGCGCCTTTGAAATGCCCCTGCACGCCAAGCTGCTGGCCAAGACCGGCCGTTACGCCGGTATCGTCGCCGCTGCGCTGGTGGTGGACGGCGGAATCTACCGCCACGAATTCGTCGCGCAATCGGTGGTCAGCGGCCTGATGCAGGTGCAGCTGGAAACCGAAGTGCCGGTATTCTCGGTGTCCCTGACCCCGCACCACTTCCACGGCGGCAGCGAACACACCACCTTCTTCTACGAGCACTTCGTGCACAAAGGTCAGGAAGCGGCACGCACTTGCGCCGACACGCTGCACAAAGTCCGCGCGATCCGCCGCAGCGAGCCGCGTGCCGTAGCGGTCTAA
- the astE gene encoding succinylglutamate desuccinylase yields the protein MLALGKLLELTLAGREPAQKIQLTVDGVQMRWLSEGALEVRPPEARDNGSDLLLSSGIHGNETAPIELLDRLLHGIARGEIKPRTRILFLFGNPEAMRRGERYLELDVNRLFNGRHESNIGPEAMRAAELEQLARSFFSQPGRSRLHYDLHTAIRGSKIEQFALYPWKDGRQHSRRELERLRAAGMEAVLLQNKTSVTFTAFTYEQLEAEAFTLELGKARPFGQNQGVDVSRLETRLKHIIEGTEPETDSLDGMQLFAVAREVIKHSDAFLMHLPADVENFSELEKGYLLAEDVAKTRWVIEEEGARIIFPNPKVKNGLRAGILIVPTTDAGLA from the coding sequence ATGCTCGCCCTCGGCAAACTGCTTGAACTGACCCTCGCCGGTCGCGAACCGGCGCAAAAAATTCAACTGACTGTCGACGGCGTGCAGATGCGCTGGCTCAGTGAAGGCGCGCTTGAGGTGCGTCCTCCTGAAGCTCGGGACAATGGCAGCGACCTGCTGCTGTCGTCCGGCATCCATGGCAACGAAACCGCGCCGATCGAATTGCTCGACCGTCTGTTGCATGGCATCGCACGTGGGGAGATCAAACCCCGCACCCGTATTCTGTTCCTGTTCGGCAACCCCGAGGCCATGCGTCGCGGCGAGCGTTACCTGGAACTGGACGTCAACCGGCTGTTCAACGGCCGTCATGAAAGCAACATCGGCCCTGAAGCCATGCGCGCCGCCGAGCTTGAACAGTTGGCCCGCAGCTTTTTTAGCCAGCCTGGCCGTTCGCGCCTGCATTACGACCTGCACACGGCCATTCGCGGCTCGAAGATCGAGCAGTTCGCGCTGTACCCCTGGAAAGACGGGCGTCAGCATTCACGCCGTGAACTGGAGCGTCTGCGCGCCGCCGGGATGGAAGCGGTGCTGCTGCAGAACAAGACGTCGGTCACCTTTACCGCATTTACCTACGAGCAGCTGGAGGCCGAGGCCTTCACCCTGGAACTGGGCAAGGCACGGCCGTTCGGGCAGAACCAGGGCGTGGATGTGTCGCGTCTGGAAACCCGCCTCAAGCACATCATCGAGGGCACCGAGCCCGAGACCGATAGCCTCGACGGCATGCAGTTGTTCGCCGTTGCGCGGGAAGTGATCAAGCACAGCGACGCCTTCCTGATGCACCTGCCGGCGGACGTGGAAAACTTTTCCGAGTTGGAAAAAGGCTATCTGCTGGCCGAAGACGTGGCCAAGACCCGTTGGGTGATCGAGGAGGAGGGCGCACGCATCATCTTTCCCAACCCGAAGGTCAAGAATGGTCTGCGCGCCGGAATATTGATCGTGCCGACCACGGACGCTGGCCTGGCCTAG